From Deferrisoma camini S3R1, the proteins below share one genomic window:
- a CDS encoding cytochrome c3 family protein produces MRTALLAALVSLPLAAAPAAARELPRLLAPAETGVVRTPQVLLVYTVPAGEQTFVRADGRRLDRKGVSVPGDREDLFHLQLPLKEGRNRFEIVRAVDEKVRLSFTVTYVPPYSLRTPVAPGDRPYAFHTREREAGCSGCHNLPETYETVPDRPLAPAGKVCGACHPGIEKAPNLHGPTAVYACFMCHDPQYRSARFTIAASQPAGCGRCHEDFLARILGGKKFVHGPVAAGGCLVCHDPHGGKTTAVLREAPPKLCLLCHADTLPLPVDKGLHGSVPCTQCHNPHGGDTRILTAKAGNEFCAGCHPDVAEGGRGHPVAGHPVEAEVDPSLPGRPLGCVSCHAPHGVSDVSRARILENEQALTRFCRKCHY; encoded by the coding sequence ATGCGAACCGCGCTCCTGGCCGCCCTGGTCTCCCTGCCCCTTGCGGCCGCACCGGCCGCGGCCCGCGAGCTGCCCCGGCTGCTGGCCCCGGCCGAAACCGGGGTGGTCCGCACCCCCCAGGTGCTGCTGGTGTACACCGTGCCCGCCGGCGAGCAGACCTTCGTGCGCGCCGATGGCAGGCGCCTCGACCGCAAAGGGGTGTCGGTGCCTGGGGACCGGGAGGATCTGTTCCACCTCCAGCTCCCCCTCAAAGAGGGGCGCAACCGGTTCGAGATCGTGCGGGCCGTGGACGAGAAGGTCCGCCTCTCGTTCACCGTGACCTACGTGCCCCCCTATTCGCTTCGCACCCCGGTCGCGCCGGGCGACCGGCCCTACGCGTTCCACACCCGCGAGCGCGAGGCCGGGTGCTCGGGCTGCCACAACCTGCCCGAAACCTACGAGACCGTGCCGGACCGCCCCCTGGCCCCGGCGGGCAAGGTGTGCGGAGCGTGCCATCCCGGGATCGAGAAGGCCCCCAACCTCCACGGGCCCACCGCGGTGTACGCCTGCTTCATGTGCCACGACCCGCAGTACCGGTCGGCCCGGTTCACGATCGCGGCCTCCCAGCCGGCGGGGTGCGGCCGGTGCCACGAGGACTTCCTGGCCCGGATCCTGGGGGGCAAGAAGTTCGTGCACGGGCCGGTGGCCGCCGGGGGGTGCCTGGTGTGCCACGATCCCCACGGCGGCAAGACCACCGCGGTGCTGCGCGAGGCGCCCCCGAAGCTGTGTCTGTTGTGCCATGCGGACACCCTGCCCCTGCCGGTGGACAAGGGCCTGCACGGATCGGTGCCCTGCACCCAGTGCCACAACCCCCACGGCGGCGACACCCGGATCCTCACCGCCAAGGCCGGCAACGAGTTCTGCGCCGGGTGCCACCCGGACGTGGCCGAGGGGGGGCGCGGCCATCCCGTGGCGGGCCACCCGGTGGAGGCCGAGGTGGACCCCTCCCTCCCGGGCCGACCCCTGGGGTGCGTGAGCTGCCACGCCCCCCACGGGGTCTCGGACGTGAGCCGGGCCCGGATCCTGGAGAACGAACAGGCCCTGACCCGGTTCTGCCGGAAGTGCCACTACTGA
- a CDS encoding chemotaxis protein CheA, giving the protein MSGPDVSQALAGYFEEVAELLQAAQSALLSVENSVAEGDLDVPSLYTVYRAMHTIKGLSAMVEAHAAVRVAHGLETVLQDLHAREQAPSRALLDRLFEGVALLESLVDRFRSGEVEAPETEGFLDALARVRAAEEGTPSGAAAGPGESLPLPESVLRKLSGYEQRQALKRLAAGEGLYLLELAPDKDKVARGVSINAVRSTLEEAKELLAAVPLAEAGKGLRFLVAVMSARPLEEVLAPWKGDVTGRVLRPPAKPKPPPPKAERRPAPPAGPARDTIRVPAEKLDAMLRLVGELVVDKNRLWGALAQVDAGLPPRRLRNLLEERLRALDRTARDLRDAVTTARLVPAAELLQRVPLIAREAARVQRKEVRALLEGGEVEVDKAVVERLAEPLVHLIRNAVDHGIEPPAERERLGKPRVGTVRVACRSEGEEVVLTVADDGRGIDPETVRPRAEAMGLAAAGKPLTADQLIRVLCAPGFTTHRGADELGGRGVGMEAVWHGVTALGGSLALETRPGRGTTWTLRVPVTLTIGDVVLVRVGAETLAFPLAAVIEVLEAPELVRVERETLMRYRGREIPHVDLAEALGMPAAEAPAFPSAVITPGPRGPVGIGVGRMLGLREVVLRPLADPLVRTPGVEAVTDLGDGRGILVLDPRGVVGRLQGEG; this is encoded by the coding sequence GTGTCGGGGCCCGACGTCTCCCAGGCCTTGGCAGGGTACTTCGAGGAGGTGGCCGAGCTGCTCCAGGCCGCCCAGTCCGCCCTGCTTTCGGTGGAGAACTCCGTGGCCGAGGGGGACCTGGACGTGCCGAGCCTGTACACGGTGTACCGGGCCATGCACACGATCAAGGGGCTCTCGGCGATGGTGGAGGCCCACGCGGCCGTGCGGGTGGCCCACGGCCTGGAGACCGTTCTCCAGGACCTCCACGCACGCGAGCAGGCGCCGTCCCGGGCCTTGTTGGACCGCCTGTTCGAGGGGGTGGCCCTCCTGGAGTCCCTGGTCGACCGGTTCCGGTCCGGGGAGGTGGAGGCGCCCGAGACCGAGGGGTTTCTGGACGCGCTCGCGCGGGTCCGGGCCGCGGAGGAGGGGACCCCGTCGGGGGCGGCCGCGGGCCCGGGGGAGTCGTTGCCCCTGCCCGAGTCGGTGCTCCGCAAGCTCTCGGGGTACGAACAGCGCCAGGCCCTGAAGCGACTGGCCGCCGGTGAGGGCCTCTACCTCCTCGAGCTCGCCCCCGACAAGGACAAGGTGGCCCGCGGGGTCTCGATCAACGCCGTACGGAGCACCCTGGAGGAGGCGAAGGAGCTCCTCGCCGCCGTCCCGCTGGCCGAGGCGGGCAAGGGGCTTCGGTTCCTGGTGGCCGTGATGTCGGCCCGGCCCCTCGAAGAGGTGCTGGCACCGTGGAAAGGCGATGTGACCGGCCGCGTGCTGCGCCCTCCCGCGAAGCCAAAGCCGCCCCCGCCCAAGGCCGAGCGCCGCCCCGCGCCGCCGGCCGGCCCGGCCCGGGACACGATCCGGGTGCCGGCCGAAAAGCTCGATGCCATGCTCCGGTTGGTGGGCGAGCTGGTGGTGGACAAGAACCGGCTGTGGGGCGCCCTGGCCCAGGTGGACGCCGGCCTGCCCCCCCGCCGGCTCCGGAACCTTCTGGAAGAACGGCTCCGGGCCCTGGACCGGACCGCCCGCGACCTGCGCGACGCGGTCACCACGGCCCGGCTGGTGCCGGCGGCCGAGCTGCTGCAACGGGTCCCCCTCATCGCCCGGGAGGCGGCCCGGGTGCAGCGCAAGGAGGTGAGGGCCCTGCTGGAGGGGGGGGAGGTCGAGGTGGACAAGGCCGTGGTGGAGCGGCTGGCCGAGCCCCTGGTGCACCTCATCCGCAACGCCGTGGACCACGGCATCGAGCCGCCGGCGGAGCGGGAGCGCCTGGGCAAGCCCCGGGTGGGGACCGTTCGGGTGGCCTGCCGGAGCGAGGGCGAGGAGGTGGTGCTCACCGTGGCCGACGACGGCCGGGGGATCGACCCCGAGACGGTGCGGCCCCGGGCAGAGGCCATGGGCCTGGCGGCCGCCGGCAAACCCCTGACCGCCGACCAACTGATCCGGGTCCTGTGCGCGCCGGGGTTCACCACCCACCGGGGCGCCGACGAGCTCGGCGGCCGGGGCGTGGGCATGGAGGCGGTGTGGCACGGGGTCACGGCCCTGGGGGGCAGCCTCGCCCTGGAGACCCGCCCGGGCCGGGGGACCACCTGGACGCTTCGGGTTCCCGTGACCCTGACCATCGGGGACGTGGTCCTCGTGCGGGTGGGGGCGGAGACCCTGGCGTTCCCCCTGGCCGCCGTGATCGAGGTGTTGGAGGCCCCGGAGCTGGTGAGGGTGGAGCGGGAGACCCTGATGCGCTACCGGGGCCGGGAGATCCCCCACGTGGACCTGGCCGAGGCGTTGGGGATGCCGGCGGCGGAGGCCCCGGCGTTCCCCAGCGCCGTGATCACCCCCGGTCCCCGGGGGCCCGTGGGGATCGGGGTCGGCCGGATGCTGGGGCTCAGGGAGGTGGTGCTGAGGCCCCTGGCCGATCCCCTGGTCCGCACCCCCGGGGTCGAGGCGGTCACCGACCTGGGAGACGGCCGGGGCATCCTGGTCCTGGACCCCCGAGGGGTGGTGGGAAGGCTCCAGGGAGAGGGCTGA
- a CDS encoding response regulator: MARILIVDDSPTMRQLLAACLAPLSPDCAEASTGLEAVERLSIEPFDLVFLDINMPDMDGVEVVSFLKTHPSLAKIPVVMVTTRAEPGLRERLLAQGVDRYITKPFDPSAVLQAARDLLPAGG, translated from the coding sequence ATGGCGCGGATCCTGATCGTGGACGACTCGCCCACCATGCGCCAGCTCCTCGCCGCCTGTCTCGCCCCCCTGTCCCCCGACTGCGCGGAGGCCTCCACCGGGCTGGAGGCCGTGGAAAGGCTCTCGATCGAGCCCTTCGACCTGGTGTTCCTCGATATCAACATGCCCGACATGGACGGGGTGGAGGTGGTGTCGTTCCTGAAGACCCACCCTTCCCTGGCCAAGATCCCCGTGGTCATGGTGACCACCCGGGCCGAGCCGGGGCTGCGCGAGCGGCTCCTGGCCCAGGGGGTCGACCGGTACATCACGAAGCCGTTCGACCCCTCTGCGGTTCTCCAGGCCGCCCGCGACCTGCTTCCCGCCGGAGGTTGA